The Mya arenaria isolate MELC-2E11 chromosome 16, ASM2691426v1 genome includes a window with the following:
- the LOC128222219 gene encoding LOW QUALITY PROTEIN: proteasome subunit beta type-4-like (The sequence of the model RefSeq protein was modified relative to this genomic sequence to represent the inferred CDS: substituted 1 base at 1 genomic stop codon), protein MDAALYISRYPTVTGTSVLGLRFNDGVVIAADKLGSYGSMARFRDLSRILKVNDTTVVGASGDYADYQFLAEIIEQRVIEEECLNDGFGYTPSSLFSWLTRVMYNRRSNINPLWNTYVVAGWDNGXGFLGYVDKIGVAYQAPTVATGYGAYIAQPLLREAVEKNPNMTSAQAAEIVDNCLRVLYYRDARSLNKYEVAIITKDGVEIRTPCASKPNWEIAHLIKGYE, encoded by the exons ATGGATGCAGCATTATATATTTCCAGGTACCCAACTGTGACTGGTACGTCTGTTCTAGGACTCCGATTCAATGATGGCGTTGTCATCGCTGCAGACAAATTGGGCTCATATGGCTCCATGGCACGATTTAGGGACCTGTCAAGAATTCTTAAG GTGAATGACACAACAGTGGTGGGAGCCAGCGGGGATTACGCAGACTACCAGTTCCTCGCAGAAATTATCGAACAGAGAGT AATTGAAGAAGAATGCCTCAACGATGGCTTTGGTTATACACCAAGCAGTCTATTCTCATGGCTGACTCGTGTCATGTACAACAGACGATCAAATATCAACCCGTTGTGGAACACTTACGTTGTTGCTGGCTGGGACAATGGATAAGG GTTCCTTGGATATGTGGACAAGATTGGCGTGGCATATCAAGCTCCCACTGTGGCTACGGGATATGGGGCTTATATCGCACAG CCGTTGTTGCGAGAGGCTGTAGAGAAGAATCCTAACATGACGTCCGCCCAAGCTGCTGAGATAGTGGACAACTGCCTGCGTGTTCTCTACTATCGGGATGCTCGATCTCTGAACAAG TATGAGGTGGCGATCATCACAAAAGACGGCGTGGAAATCAGAACTCCCTGTGCCTCAAAACCCAACTGGGAAATTGCACATCTAATCAA GGGCTATGAATAA